One Vibrio penaeicida DNA segment encodes these proteins:
- a CDS encoding MFS transporter: protein MFKRYFNLGPVVYSIALARFISACGAFVPPMLIIILHDKLGISSELIGYIVAAYAIVAMLGSIVSGFLCDRFKTGIIVICSMCVTTTGYLLSAAVSESVYVILTLGLSQLGIGLTYTSTLTLSLKLSKPINRANIVSLNYLCFNLGSAIGPAIAGYLYLEKYEMLYIGSGIAIFVAAITLFTSLYINDALSPIYRNESYKNDQVDVAKEGTLSRYDIIIYSTICFLICFTFATLMFTLPITMNVLFANKGALYFGYLMSLNALCVIMLTPIIVHFSRNISYGSMLLLSPVFYFVSLAVIFLDDSVFLVFIISTVLWSIGEIVYLTYSELFLTDYASEENIGKISSIPTICYQLASVASPLISGYLINFGSSDAPLKISMVFSVLALINLSGFILKKKRIKLGLKCNKGI, encoded by the coding sequence ATGTTTAAGAGATATTTTAATCTTGGACCTGTTGTATACAGTATTGCACTTGCTAGGTTTATTTCAGCGTGTGGCGCATTTGTTCCTCCAATGCTAATTATCATATTACATGACAAATTAGGGATTTCATCAGAACTAATTGGTTATATTGTGGCAGCATATGCCATTGTAGCTATGCTAGGAAGTATTGTTTCCGGTTTTCTTTGTGATCGATTTAAAACAGGAATCATCGTAATTTGTTCGATGTGTGTCACAACGACTGGATACTTATTGAGCGCAGCTGTGTCAGAGTCAGTATATGTTATTCTCACACTGGGGTTATCTCAACTAGGCATTGGACTTACTTATACATCAACACTAACACTTTCACTAAAATTGAGTAAACCAATTAATAGAGCAAACATAGTTTCTCTCAACTACTTATGCTTCAATCTAGGTTCTGCCATTGGGCCTGCTATTGCTGGCTATTTGTATTTAGAAAAATATGAAATGTTATATATAGGTAGTGGCATCGCTATATTTGTTGCCGCTATAACCTTATTTACTTCACTCTATATAAATGATGCCTTAAGCCCGATTTACAGAAATGAGAGTTACAAAAATGATCAGGTAGATGTAGCGAAAGAAGGCACACTAAGTCGATATGATATCATTATCTATTCTACGATATGTTTTTTGATATGTTTTACATTTGCAACTCTAATGTTCACGCTACCTATAACAATGAATGTTTTATTTGCTAATAAAGGGGCGCTTTATTTTGGCTATTTAATGTCTTTAAATGCTTTATGTGTGATTATGTTGACACCAATAATCGTACATTTTTCTAGAAATATATCGTATGGAAGTATGTTGTTATTGTCTCCTGTTTTTTACTTCGTGTCGCTAGCGGTTATTTTTTTGGACGACAGTGTTTTTTTGGTGTTTATAATTTCAACGGTTCTTTGGTCTATTGGTGAAATAGTTTATCTTACATATTCAGAACTCTTTTTGACTGACTATGCTAGTGAAGAAAATATAGGGAAAATATCTAGTATACCCACTATATGTTATCAATTAGCAAGTGTTGCATCACCTCTGATTTCTGGCTATTTGATTAACTTTGGTAGTAGTGATGCACCATTAAAAATATCTATGGTTTTTTCCGTTCTCGCGTTGATTAATTTGTCTGGTTTTATCTTAAAGAAGAAAAGAATCAAACTTGGACTAAAATGTAATAAAGGAATATAA
- a CDS encoding Gfo/Idh/MocA family oxidoreductase has product MSKIVIIGYGYMGNLFRETFLKLGYRDISIVEPRVSNGIGFYSDLFEFWSKNFSKDNCYYFVCSPASTHEYYLNLLLQNDAKKIFLEKPGVIDNYKYNYFLELAKKKNAQVFIGYILRQSSLFSSFKNELSSFLKRGFKISKIDVDYKKYKINTSRDKFDLGVFEEFFHIADMVLNNILNYISFHHVSINNQVNRDGRLLHLDCSIKMNKSVLVHVNSSFISSEKLRRFDLLLDKGSENINVVIEFDKENYDSLLIYKDGVLLMSDTKESNIKLENELSEILTSFKCGDGSNNNLHTLQDSYKIAMLNRNIVQSLTGKNKMTMIFDKETLYKGASNGNTFIICDIRGNRVANVENLLKKREDENVDSILILEDSKISDFKVRVIEKDGSESKACINGFLLIWEKFSNTEIGTIEGKEKLFNLKKMNNKVSLSLDKRYSVHQEGDLYFIDFVEPHVVKVNSVCYNSRLTLANDLQNRYKNGVNINFLESYEGHDIEISTFERGVNDFTLSCASGSLSTAIVLNELAPNKDAKYVVTSKGGRHVVYIDKRYVEVSCSRIDLKLNLV; this is encoded by the coding sequence ATGAGTAAGATCGTTATAATTGGCTATGGTTACATGGGCAATTTATTTAGAGAAACTTTTTTGAAGCTTGGATACAGAGATATATCCATCGTTGAACCAAGAGTAAGTAATGGGATTGGATTCTATAGTGATTTGTTTGAATTTTGGTCAAAGAATTTTAGCAAAGATAACTGCTATTATTTCGTGTGTTCACCAGCGTCAACACATGAATATTATCTCAATCTTCTGTTACAGAATGATGCAAAAAAAATTTTTTTAGAGAAACCAGGTGTTATTGATAATTATAAATATAACTATTTTTTAGAACTAGCTAAAAAGAAGAATGCACAGGTGTTTATCGGTTATATACTGAGACAATCTTCTCTATTCTCATCATTTAAGAATGAATTATCTAGCTTTCTTAAGCGCGGATTTAAAATATCAAAAATTGACGTAGACTATAAAAAATATAAGATTAACACTTCGAGGGACAAGTTCGATCTAGGAGTTTTTGAGGAGTTCTTTCATATAGCTGATATGGTTTTGAATAATATTTTAAATTATATTTCCTTCCACCATGTAAGCATAAATAACCAAGTGAATAGAGACGGTAGACTATTACACCTTGATTGCAGTATTAAAATGAATAAGAGTGTTCTCGTACATGTCAACTCATCATTTATATCTTCAGAAAAGTTGCGTAGATTTGATCTGCTCTTAGATAAAGGAAGTGAAAATATAAACGTTGTCATAGAGTTTGATAAAGAAAACTATGACTCTTTACTGATATATAAAGATGGAGTCTTATTAATGTCTGATACAAAAGAATCTAATATTAAACTTGAAAATGAACTGTCTGAAATATTAACGTCTTTTAAGTGTGGAGATGGGAGTAATAATAATTTACATACATTACAAGACTCATACAAAATAGCCATGTTGAACAGGAATATAGTTCAATCACTAACAGGAAAGAATAAAATGACAATGATTTTCGACAAGGAAACCCTATATAAAGGGGCTTCTAATGGTAACACGTTTATTATCTGTGACATCCGTGGTAATAGAGTTGCTAATGTTGAAAATCTACTAAAAAAGCGCGAAGATGAAAACGTTGACTCAATATTGATATTAGAAGATTCAAAGATATCAGATTTTAAGGTTAGAGTTATAGAAAAAGATGGGTCTGAATCAAAAGCGTGTATTAATGGTTTTCTTTTGATTTGGGAAAAGTTTTCAAACACTGAAATAGGAACTATTGAAGGTAAAGAGAAGTTATTTAATCTAAAAAAGATGAATAATAAAGTAAGCCTTTCTTTAGATAAGCGTTATTCAGTTCACCAAGAAGGTGATCTATATTTTATTGATTTTGTTGAACCACATGTAGTAAAAGTGAATAGTGTTTGTTACAACTCTAGATTGACGCTCGCCAATGATCTCCAAAATAGATATAAGAACGGTGTGAACATCAATTTTTTAGAAAGCTATGAGGGGCATGACATCGAAATATCTACCTTCGAGCGGGGAGTAAATGATTTTACACTATCATGTGCGAGTGGTTCATTATCTACAGCTATCGTATTAAACGAATTAGCACCTAATAAAGATGCCAAATATGTCGTAACTAGCAAGGGTGGAAGACATGTCGTTTATATTGATAAACGTTATGTTGAAGTAAGCTGTAGTCGCATCGATTTAAAATTAAACTTGGTCTAA
- a CDS encoding creatininase family protein: MSTLNKITDLTLDEINNVVDLSIIQPIVDATSYDNFIDGLHFEGLVLPNLIKECLSENMYTEYKETVIGQLLPHMKSLKNVEFNWHHDKSQLNSIKGKKVIFNVDPVEQHGPHLTLGTDINISNGIIKYLCGIKGLIQLSGINIGCMRWALALGGSFSVSESFLNEYIERYIDRLFNLGASEIVLVSTHLAPNHHSVLDNILSKYKNGSVNVLYPLLQLEETNLDCHAGVIETALSAYLGNRVRYELFNKQLFTDALSTEYIYSISNLQLPEFSKAVKRKQWNGIVGDFSLFKYEENNCVEYDLKLLGEKYFRTMVSGLAKRL; the protein is encoded by the coding sequence TTGTCCACACTAAATAAAATAACAGATCTCACGTTAGATGAAATAAATAATGTGGTAGATCTAAGTATTATCCAACCAATTGTAGATGCCACGTCTTATGACAATTTTATTGATGGTTTGCATTTCGAAGGTTTGGTATTACCAAATCTTATAAAAGAATGTTTGTCAGAAAATATGTACACGGAATACAAAGAAACGGTAATCGGCCAGTTATTACCACACATGAAGTCATTAAAAAATGTTGAGTTCAATTGGCATCATGATAAGAGTCAACTGAATTCAATAAAAGGCAAGAAAGTGATATTTAACGTTGATCCTGTAGAGCAACATGGTCCGCATCTAACACTTGGAACAGACATTAATATCTCGAACGGTATTATTAAATATCTATGTGGTATAAAGGGCTTAATTCAGTTGTCTGGAATAAATATTGGTTGTATGAGGTGGGCGCTAGCACTTGGTGGAAGTTTTTCTGTTAGTGAGTCGTTCCTTAATGAATATATAGAACGATATATCGACAGGCTTTTTAATCTTGGAGCTAGTGAAATTGTTTTAGTATCAACACACTTAGCTCCTAATCACCATTCGGTCTTGGATAATATACTTTCCAAATATAAAAACGGAAGTGTTAACGTACTCTATCCACTACTCCAGTTAGAAGAAACTAACTTAGACTGTCATGCTGGTGTGATTGAAACAGCTCTAAGCGCTTACCTAGGAAATAGAGTTCGATATGAGCTGTTTAATAAACAGCTATTTACTGATGCTCTAAGTACTGAGTACATATACTCAATCAGTAATCTTCAACTTCCGGAGTTTTCTAAAGCAGTGAAAAGAAAGCAATGGAATGGCATCGTTGGAGATTTCTCACTTTTTAAGTATGAAGAAAATAATTGTGTTGAGTATGATTTAAAATTACTGGGAGAAAAATATTTTCGTACTATGGTTAGTGGCTTAGCTAAAAGATTATAA